The Chanos chanos chromosome 9, fChaCha1.1, whole genome shotgun sequence genome includes the window CCTTGTGCCAAAGATAGATAAGATCAACAGGAAAAAGGAAGTTAAGATCGCGTGTCGATGATTGGTTGAGATGTTGCTGGGAGCACAACCTGCAACAGTTATTGGTCAGTCTTCCTGCAGGGGAGTGGATGGATTGGATGGAATGATTCTGCACAAGTGACGACTCAGTCAAATTATTGAGGACCGCATGTGCGTGTTAGAGCTTACACATGCTTTGATCTGTCGCGCGGAAGAACTCACCAACCTCTCCAGAGCTATTCCTAAATAGACCTCTATACTTTTCAAATGATCTCAGCTGATATTTTGATGTTGGTAAATGACTGAATGTTGTAAATGAATTACGGgaaacactttattttattttccattttctcatttttatcattgttgTAATTATTACAATCgcaaataacaaaaaagcaCGCTTTGTACAGTCAGgggttaaaatatttttgatacTGATGATTTAGTTATTTAGCTATGATGTATCAAAAAGGAATTATGTTGAGAATAAATACATCACAGATATAGATTTGCCTATATAGCAATATTTTACTGGATTATGTCCTAAAATGCTCCTTTTCTGCATCGTATAAATAAATTGATATTGTGTTAGTGATATGTATCACtagatgaaagaaaaatggCACTAACGCTGGCTTTTTAAATGCTTTACATTTGGTCACATCTCTAATTTCCCAGCCCCTAACCTTCCAAGACTGTCAATAACTTAAAAGTTTACTTATGTTATGCTCTTCTACAGAATAAACTGTCTTTAGTTTTTGGGGCAGTGTACACAGTGCATGCTTGTTTGTGGTGATGCATGGACGCAAATGATATGACATGTCGTCTACATCTACAACACGCCTCACGCACCGTTGCTAGACAACAGTGACATCATTATTTTCAACATAGTTGATCTCAGCATTGACAGTTATTGTAGGCAGCTCCACAGATGTGCTCTCCTCAGACATTTTGGAGTTTGGAGGCTTTTCTGCAGTTCCCAATCCCTGAGATGTGGGTTGCAAAGGAAACGGGAAGCGATCCAGGGGGGCGTGTTCTATCCTGCAGAggctctcctcactgtcactaTTGTAGCCCTGATTAGCAAACCACGGTTCCTCTGCGGTCCTGCTGAGCTGCACCGACAGGGGCACTTCGTCTTCCGTTTGAACCTCCTTTTCACACTGGCCTCTGCCAACCCCATCTTCTGCTCCACAGCCCTCCTCCACGCTGGGCTTCGCTTGGCGGAAGATGCTCCGGGCAAAGAGGCTGATGCAGAACATCTCCACAATCACTGCGTAGTGATATATCACTGGAAACAGGAGTGGCAGAGAAAGATTCAAACTCAAATCATGGGTCTGAACGTGTGATGACCTGTGACCACATACATAACCAGAATAACTGAAAGGTGAATCACCGTATATGTCTTAATGGAGTCTTTTCTTTGCCCCAGATTCAATTCATATCTAGAAATGATATTAATTATAttaaattacattcattatattaaattacattaattatATAGTTAATTATGTTATTTAATTTGCACATTTGACAGTAACACACTGTGTTATACATTAACCTCAACGGGACTTACACTGGGAGCGCATGAGATCAGAGAAAGGAGGATGACAGGGGACGACTTTCAGGGCTCCCATTGTTTCCAGGATCCCATTTTGAAGTCCACACAACACCAAAACTACAATGATGCACACAAACTTCGCTCTGATCCGATAGCCATGCAGTGCTCTTTTGGTTGCTTTGTAAAACAGCAAGTGGCCATAGAAGGACAAAAATGTGGACACTCCTATGATTGCATTGACATACATGTTTGGATTTACTGAATCCACCttaagatgatgatgatgagagagagagagagagagagagaagagttaaAGGTAAGCAATTTATAACTTAAAATCAATGTATATGTGACCATAgattttgtgtgaaaatgcaATGCAGTTAACAGTGAGAGGGTAATGATTTCATACTCACATCTCCATAATCATACTGTTCATCTGTCCAGAGGACGAGAGTGAGAAAAAATAAGATGGTTCTAACAACCGACAGTTGAAGGACAGCAGCCATCATCCAAGCCAAGCTTGTCCTGAAACAAGCAGGATATAGACAAACTCACATCATTATCGCACTACACATACTACAACATTCACAGAATGAGCAGTCTCCACCTCCATGGTGAAAAACCACAGAATTCAGAACGTTATCTGTATTAAACtcaagtgtgtttttgtctgacCTCTTGATGGCTATCATGGGAAggcagcagcagaagcagcatGGGAAAGGATTTGGAGAAACCTGCTCTCCAGCCAGTACCTCCAACATTCTGGCCTTGCCCCCAAAAAAGTCTTCAATGAGACCCATAAACTTCAGTAGAGTGATGGAGTGGTATCTTGAGGGGCACAAAAGATATATTCAGTTAAACAAGGTGCTGTGTACCAACTGATGAAGACAGAGCCATGATTTAACTGGTACTCAGAGCATATGGTTAGTCTAATGTGATGACACTTGATGCTGCATGGTGTGCACAGCTCTTT containing:
- the LOC115821858 gene encoding organic solute transporter subunit alpha is translated as MFRRGGNCSHMGAEILLSSEFFKVIKDDLWLFLIPAVLAVLLLALFLEEMGYFLRHEPSSRRRRLYLWILGMYPFFGITSIIALYVPRSSSLCNFVASLYHSITLLKFMGLIEDFFGGKARMLEVLAGEQVSPNPFPCCFCCCLPMIAIKRTSLAWMMAAVLQLSVVRTILFFLTLVLWTDEQYDYGDVDSVNPNMYVNAIIGVSTFLSFYGHLLFYKATKRALHGYRIRAKFVCIIVVLVLCGLQNGILETMGALKVVPCHPPFSDLMRSQLIYHYAVIVEMFCISLFARSIFRQAKPSVEEGCGAEDGVGRGQCEKEVQTEDEVPLSVQLSRTAEEPWFANQGYNSDSEESLCRIEHAPLDRFPFPLQPTSQGLGTAEKPPNSKMSEESTSVELPTITVNAEINYVENNDVTVV